The following proteins are co-located in the Anas platyrhynchos isolate ZD024472 breed Pekin duck chromosome 1, IASCAAS_PekinDuck_T2T, whole genome shotgun sequence genome:
- the TCF20 gene encoding transcription factor 20 isoform X3 encodes MQSFREQSSYHGNQQSYPQDVHGSSRLEEFSPRQQAQMFQSFGGGAGSGRRGAAGASTAMPGESSGHQSYQGFRKEAGEFYYMAANKDPVASGGQQPPQRRPSGPVQSYGPPQGSSFGSQYGGEGHVGQFQTQHSTLGGVSHYQQDYTGPFSPGSAQYQQQASSQQQQVQQLRQQIYQSHQPLPQASSQSASSTSHLQPMQRPSTLPSSASGYQLRVGQFSQHYQPPSSSSSSSFPSPQRFGQSGQNYDGSYSVNSGSQYEGHAVGSNAQAYGSQSNYSFQTQPMKGFEQSKLPQGGQQGQQQQHPPQHVMQYSNAASKLSLQSQVGQYSQTEVPVRSPMQFHQNFSPISNPSPAASVVQSPSCSSTPSPLMPGGENLQCGQGNMSMGSRNRILQMMPQLSPTPSMMPSPNAHAGGFKGFGLEGLQEKRLTDPGLSSLSALSSQVANLPNTVQHMLLSDALAPQKKSSKRSSSSKKADSCTNSEGSSQAEEQLKSPLAESLDGGCSSSSEDHGERVRQLSGQSTSSDTTYKGGNLERSNSSPAQGSQNEPSKLSSSPAAREDVASPDGKEAVVAVENAPKVNEKAVGVIVSREAMAGRVEKSGGQEKPAQDDAPTATQAPASASGGTKESGHAGPQPEAQGGSKGSKSGDNTNHNGEGNSQPGHAAVGSNFPARTEPSKSPGSLRYSYKDNIAAGIQRNIGGFPQYPSGQEKGDFPGHSERKGRNEKFPSLLQEVLQGYHHHPDRRYSRNAQEHSGMAGSLEGAMRPNILISQTNELANRGLLNKSMGSLLEGPHWGPWDRKSSSAAPDMKQINLADYPLGRKFEVESQSSAHEGGALSERRSVICDISPLRQLVRDPGPHPMGHMGPEARSGRSERLAPSLSQSVILPGGLVSMETKMKAHSGQIKEEDFEQSKSSASLNNKKTGDHCHPAGIKHEAFRGNASPGAAVSDSAADYIPQQEGRATQMRRAPGRTGSSRGKSPSQYHDLADKLKMSPGRSRGPGADLHHMNPHMTLSERVNRASLHSAYPQNSEGSSLAAAYHANARPHAFGDPNQGLNSQYHYKRQIYQQQQEEYKDWASSAAQGVIAAAQHRQEGARKSPRQQQFLDRVRSPLKNDKDGMMYLQGSSYHDAGSQEPGRCVMGSDSTQSKCADLKHGNQKLQHESGWDLSRQTSPAKSSGPLGAANQKRFCPQDSDGHRREESSDLPKPSNAMLRLPGQEDQSPQNPLIMRRRVRSFISPIPTKRQPQDMKNSGSEDRGRMMTSSKEGADKTYNSYAHSSQSQDVGKPVGKGESFKDLPSPDSRNCPAVSLTSPAKTKILPPRKGRGLKLEAIVQKITSPNIRRSVSTNSAESGADAVTLDDILSLKSGPEGGSVAGHGPEAEKRKGEMLSDQVGSASQDTASEIALPRSSEEWQGNEDEKTKKETPETASGSKEGAGSGAAAPPSQKSGGQGRSDGSVSGAGALAFPDSKTIPPSGAFASEPNPKAEEKDGDVTNISPKPDGFPPKGYFPSGKKKGRPIGSVNKQKKQQQQQQQQQQQQQQQQLPPPPPPPPVPPQPAEGAGGGEPKPKRQRRERRKPAAQPRKRKPRRAAPIVEPQEPEIKLKYATQSVDKTDSKNKSFFPYIHVVNKCELGAVCTIINAEEEEQNKLVRGRKGQRSSTPPPSNVESKVLPTSTFMLQGPVVTESSVLGHLVCCLCGKWASYRNMGDLFGPFYPQDYAATLPKNPPPKRATEMQSKVKVRHKSASNGSKTDTEEEEEQQQQKEQRSLAAHPRFKRRHRSEDCGGASRSLSRGASCKKATTEGGSGGEKTPLDSKPSMPTSEGGTELELQIPELPLDSNEFWVHEGCILWANGIYLVCGRLYGLQEAVEIAREMKCSHCQEPGATLGCYNKGCSFRYHYPCAIDADCLLNEENFSVRCPKHKVRLLR; translated from the coding sequence ATGCAGTCCTTTCGGGAGCAAAGTAGTTACCACGGAAACCAGCAGAGCTACCCGCAGGACGTGCACGGTTCCTCCCGACTGGAAGAGTTCAGCCCCCGCCAGCAGGCCCAGATGTTCCAGAGCTTCGGAGGAGGCGCCGGCAGTGGACGTcgtggagcagcaggagcctcGACAGCGATGCCTGGTGAGAGCTCCGGCCACCAGAGCTACCAAGGTTTCAGAAAAGAAGCAGGAGAGTTTTACTACATGGCTGCCAACAAAGATCCGGTGGCGTCAGGAGGGCAGCAGCCGCCCCAGCGCAGGCCTTCTGGGCCGGTGCAGAGCTACGGGCccccccaggggagcagctTTGGGAGTCAGTACGGGGGCGAGGGACACGTGGGCCAGTTCCAAACACAGCATTCGACCCTGGGGGGCGTATCCCACTATCAGCAGGACTACACGGGTCCTTTCTCTCCGGGCAGCGCCCAGTATCAGCAGCAGGCTTCtagtcagcagcagcaggtgcagcAGCTGAGGCAGCAGATCTACCAGTCTCATCAGCCCTTGCCCCAGGCCTCCAGCCAGTCTGCCTCTAGCACCTCGCACTTGCAGCCGATGCAGCGTCCGTCTACCCTGCCTTCCTCTGCTTCTGGCTACCAGTTACGGGTGGGTCAGTTCAGCCAACACTACCAGCCGCcttcgtcctcctcctcctcctctttcccctccccGCAGCGTTTCGGCCAGTCGGGACAGAATTACGATGGGAGCTACAGCGTGAACTCTGGGTCGCAGTACGAGGGCCACGCCGTGGGCTCCAACGCGCAGGCGTACGGGAGCCAGTCCAACTACAGCTTTCAGACTCAACCCATGAAAGGCTTCGAGCAGTCTAAGCTGCcccagggtgggcagcaggggcagcagcagcagcacccgcCTCAGCACGTAATGCAGTACTCAAACGCTGCCTCCAAGCTCTCTCTCCAAAGCCAGGTGGGGCAGTACAGCCAAACTGAAGTTCCTGTAAGGTCACCGATGCAGTTCCACCAGAACTTCAGTCCGATCTCGAACCCATCTCCTGCTGCGTCTGTGGTTCAGTCCCCGAGCTGCAGCTCCACCCCTTCTCCTCTCATGCCGGGTGGAGAAAATCTCCAGTGCGGGCAAGGCAACATGTCCATGGGCTCCAGAAACCGAATCCTGCAGATGATGCCTCAGCTGAGTCCTACACCATCCATGATGCCGAGCCCCAACGCTCACGCAGGGGGATTCAAggggtttgggctggaaggactgcaggaaaaaaggctCACAGATCCCGGGCTGAGCAGCCTGAGCGCTCTGAGTTCTCAAGTGGCCAACCTGCCCAACACAGTCCAGCACATGTTGCTTTCGGATGCCTTGGCGCCTCAGAAAAAAAGTTCCAAAAGGTCATCCTCTTCAAAGAAGGCCGATAGCTGCACAAACTCGGAGGGCTCCTCCcaggcagaggagcagctcAAGTCCCCCCTGGCAGAGTCCCTTGACGGGGGCTGTTCCAGCAGTTCCGAGGACCACGGGGAAAGGGTGAGACAGCTGAGTGGGCAGAGCACGAGCTCAGACACCACCTACAAAGGGGGGAACCTAGAGAGATCCAACTCCTCACCAGCACAAGGCTCTCAGAACGAGCCATCAAaactcagcagcagccctgcagctagGGAAGATGTGGCCTCCCCTGATGGGAAGGAAGCCGTAGTGGCAGTGGAAAACGCCCCCAAAGTGAACGAAAAGGCAGTTGGAGTGATTGTCTCCCGGGAAGCCATGGCAGGGAGAGTAGAAAAGTCAGGTGGGCAAGAGAAACCTGCGCAAGATGATGCTCCTACAGCCACGCAGGCTCCAGCTAGCGCTAGTGGTGGTACAAAAGAGTCAGGGCACGCAGGGCCACAGCCAGAAGCTCAAGGAGGAAGCAAAGGGAGCAAAAGTGGAGATAACACTAACCACAATGGAGAGGGGAACAGCCAGCCTGGCCACGCAGCTGTCGGGTCAAACTTTCCTGCCAGAACAGAACCTTCCAAATCTCCTGGCAGTTTGAGGTACAGTTACAAGGATAACATAGCGGCAGGTATACAGAGGAATATCGGTGGCTTTCCGCAGTATCCTTCTGGCCAAGAAAAGGGGGATTTTCCCGGGCACAGTGAGCGCAAGGGCCGGAATGAGAAGTttcccagcctcctccaggaGGTCCTACAGGGTTACCACCATCATCCGGACAGGAGGTATTCTAGGAACGCACAAGAACATTCGGGGATGGCCGGGAGTTTGGAGGGAGCCATGAGGCCCAATATCTTAATTAGTCAAACCAATGAATTGGCCAACAGAGGCCTCTTAAACAAGAGCATGGGGTCTCTCCTGGAAGGCCCTCACTGGGGTCCCTGGGATAGGAAGTCCAGCAGCGCAGCTCCTGACATGAAACAGATCAATCTAGCCGATTACCCTCTTGGTAGGAAGTTTGAGGTGGAGTCTCAGTCCTCTGCCCATGAAGGGGGAGCGCTCTCGGAGCGGAGATCAGTGATCTGTGACATATCTCCATTAAGGCAGCTTGTCAGGGATCCTGGTCCTCACCCCATGGGGCACATGGGTCCCGAGGCCAGAAGTGGAAGGAGCGAACGTCTTGCCCCCAGCCTAAGCCAGTCAGTAATACTCCCCGGTGGCTTAGTATCcatggaaacaaaaatgaaagctcACAGTGGgcaaataaaagaagaagaTTTTGAACAGTCAAAGAGCTCAGCTAGtcttaataataaaaagacagGAGACCATTGTCATCCTGCTGGCATCAAGCACGAGGCTTTCCGAGGCAATGCTAGCCCTGGAGCTGCGGTGTCCGACTCTGCTGCAGACTACATTCctcagcaggagggcagggcgACGCAGATGAGGCGGGCACCTGGCAGgactgggagcagcagggggaaGTCACCTTCTCAATACCACGATCTTGCTGATAAGCTGAAAATGTCACCGGGCAGAAGCAGGGGCCCGGGAGCGGATCTGCACCACATGAACCCCCACATGACGCtgtctgaaagagtgaacaggGCTTCCTTGCACTCTGCTTACCCTCAGAATTCAGAAGGCTCGTCTCTGGCCGCAGCGTATCACGCAAATGCCAGGCCTCACGCTTTCGGTGACCCGAACCAGGGCTTAAATTCCCAGTATCATTACAAGAGACAGATATACCAGCAACAGCAAGAAGAATACAAAGATTGGGCGAGCAGCGCTGCTCAGGGTGTGATTGCTGCggctcagcacaggcaggagggAGCGAGGAAGAGCCCCAGACAACAGCAGTTTCTGGACAGAGTGAGGAGTCCCTTGAAAAACGACAAGGACGGAATGATGTACCTTCAGGGCAGCTCTTACCACGATGCTGGAAGCCAGGAGCCCGGGCGCTGCGTGATGGGGAGTGACAGTACTCAGAGCAAGTGCGCTGACCTGAAGCACGGTAACCAGAAGCTGCAACATGAGTCTGGGTGGGACCTCTCTCGGCAAACTTCTCCTGCCAAAAGCAGCGGCCCTCTCGGAGCAGCCAACCAAAAAAGGTTTTGCCCTCAAGACAGCGATGGGCATAGGCGAGAGGAATCTTCAGATTTGCCCAAGCCTAGTAACGCCATGCTCAGGCTCCCCGGCCAGGAAGACCAGTCTCCTCAAAACCCCTTAATTATGAGGAGGAGAGTCCGTTCTTTCATCTCGCCTATCCCTACCAAAAGACAGCCACAGGATATGAAGAACAGTGGCAGTGAAGACAGAGGGCGGATGATGACTTCGTCCAAAGAAGGAGCTGATAAAACCTACAATTCCTACGCCCACTCATCTCAAAGCCAAGATGTTGGCAAGCCAGTTGGAAAGGGAGAGTCCTTCAAGGACCTGCCGAGCCCTGATAGCAGGAATTGCCCTGCTGTTTCCCTCACAAGCCCGGCGAAGACCAAAATACTGCCCCCACGAAAGGGGCGAGGATTAAAACTGGAAGCTATTGTTCAGAAAATCACATCTCCCAACATTAGGAGAAGCGTTTCCACCAACAGCGCTGAAAGCGGGGCAGACGCCGTCACTCTGGACGACATCCTGTCCCTGAAGAGCGGGCCCGAAGGGGGGAGCGTGGCAGGACACGGGCCAGAGGCcgagaagagaaaaggagagatgCTCTCAGATCAAGTGGGCTCAGCGAGCCAGGATACCGCGAGCGAAATAGCTCTCCCACGGTCCTCAGAAGAGTGGCAAGGCAACGAGGATGAGAAAACCAAGAAGGAGACCCCCGAAACTGCCAGTGGTAGTAAAGAGGGAGCAGGGTCCGGGGCGGCAGCGCCACCGTCTCAGAAGTCAGGCGGTCAGGGAAGGTCGGATGGATCTGTGAGCGGAGCTGGGGCTCTGGCCTTCCCGGACTCGAAAACAATTCCCCCTTCCGGCGCGTTTGCTTCTGAACCAAACCCAAAGGCTGAGGAAAAAGACGGAGACGTGACAAACATTTCGCCCAAGCCAGACGGCTTCCCTCCAAAGGGATATTTCCCCTCcggaaagaaaaaggggaggCCGATCGGGAGCGTGAACaagcagaagaagcagcagcaacagcagcagcagcaacaacagcaacagcagcagcaacagctgccgccgcccccgccgcccccccctgtgcccccgCAGCCCGCAGAAGGGGCCGGTGGTGGCGAGCCAAAGCCCAAGAGGCAGAGGAGGGAGAGGCGAAAACCCGCAGCGCAGCCGCGCAAGCGGAAGCCCAGGCGGGCTGCTCCCATCGTGGAGCCTCAAGAACCAGAGATCAAGCTTAAATACGCCACGCAGTCTGTAGATAAAACCGACTCCAAGAATAAGTCCTTTTTCCCTTACATCCACGTGGTGAACAAGTGTGAGTTAGGCGCTGTGTGCACAATCATTAACgcggaggaagaggagcagaacAAACTGGTGAGAGGCCGGAAAGGACAGAGGTCTTCGACGCCCCCTCCCAGCAACGTGGAGAGCAAAGTGCTGCCCACCTCCACGTTCATGCTGCAGGGCCCTGTAGTGACAGAGTCTTCTGTCCTGGGGCACCTGGTCTGCTGCCTGTGTGGCAAATGGGCCAGCTACCGTAACATGGGCGACCTCTTCGGTCCTTTCTACCCCCAGGATTACGCGGCCACCTTGCCCAAGAACCCGCCTCCAAAGAGGGCCACAGAAATGCAGAGCAAGGTCAAGGTACGGCACAAAAGTGCTTCTAATGGTTCCAAGACAGacacggaggaggaggaggaacagcaacaacagaaggaacaaagaagcCTCGCTGCTCATCCCCGCTTTAAGAGGCGGCACCGCTCTGAGGACTGTGGCGGAGCCTCTCGGTCACTTTCAAGGGGAGCTTCTTGTAAAAAAGCAACCACTGAGGGTGGCAGTGGTGGTGAAAAGACTCCTTTGGACTCAAAACCCTCTATGCCCACTTCAGAAGGTGGCACTGAGCTGGAGTTACAAATTCCTGAACTACCTCTTGACAGCAATGAATTTTGGGTCCATGAGGGTTGTATTCTCTGGGCCAATGGGATCTACCTGGTCTGTGGCAGGCTCTATGGGCTGCAGGAAGCTGTGGAGATTGCGAGAGAGATG